One window from the genome of Canis lupus dingo isolate Sandy chromosome 15, ASM325472v2, whole genome shotgun sequence encodes:
- the RNASE9 gene encoding inactive ribonuclease-like protein 9, with translation MWTLLTMQPLALLLLLMMQPLQFIILKNFGDFTDEKLEEFEDYLGDIYSPGPAKPPTKDTFLRRIIIDPGRPLTDSAYCTEEIKMKNVHNNFSCVREHFFLQIAYEDVQKTCKNLHVPCKNGVKKCHRSKEVIEGVYCNLTRGAKMTDCEYDSFYRQGYVLITCRWQNNIQEIVPVYVDDIMALDNDVKANIYHNAKK, from the coding sequence ATGTGGACTCTGCTCACCATGCAgcccctggctctgctgctcctgctgatGATGCAGCCACTGCAATTTATAATTCTGAAGAACTTTGGtgatttcacagatgaaaagCTAGAAGAGTTTGAAGATTACTTGGGGGACATATACAGCCCAGGACCTGCCAAACCTCCTACCAAAGATACTTTCCTAAGGCGTATTATTATCGATCCTGGAAGACCACTAACTGATTCAGCCTACTGTACTGAAGAAATCAAGATGAAAAACGTTCACAACAATTTCAGTTGTGTCAGAGAACATTTCTTCCTCCAAATAGCATATGAGGACGTGCAAAAGACCTGTAAAAACTTACATGTGCCTTGTAAGAATGGAGTTAAGAAATGTCACAGGAGCAAGGAAGTAATAGAAGGAGTCTATTGTAATTTAACACGAGGAGCTAAAATGACAGACTGTGAATATGACTCTTTTTATAGGCAGGGCTATGTCCTTATTACTTGTCGATGGCAAAATAATATTCAGGAAATTGTTCCTGTTTACGTAGATGATATTATGGCTCTGGATAATGATGTGAAAGCCAACATCTACCACAATGCAAAAAAGTAG